A window from Thermosipho affectus encodes these proteins:
- the rbsD gene encoding D-ribose pyranase gives MKKTGIFNSEIARIIASLGHKDMIAIVDMGFPIPRNVEKIDLVLDYGKPTFEEVLDVVLKELEVEKIIIAEESSKSLEEVCRQKLSFAHIEKVTHDELKNISSKVVAVIRTGDVTPYNNAILVSGVIF, from the coding sequence ATGAAAAAAACAGGAATATTTAATTCTGAAATAGCTAGGATAATAGCGAGTTTAGGACACAAAGATATGATTGCAATTGTTGATATGGGATTTCCTATTCCTCGCAATGTCGAAAAGATAGACTTAGTTCTTGATTATGGAAAACCTACGTTTGAAGAAGTTTTAGATGTTGTATTAAAGGAATTAGAAGTAGAAAAAATAATAATTGCCGAAGAATCTTCTAAATCTCTCGAGGAGGTTTGTAGACAAAAACTCTCTTTTGCACATATTGAAAAGGTTACACATGATGAATTGAAAAATATAAGTAGTAAAGTGGTAGCGGTTATAAGAACGGGCGATGTAACTCCTTATAACAACGCGATATTGGTTTCTGGGGTGATATTTTAA